Genomic window (Trichomycterus rosablanca isolate fTriRos1 chromosome 27, fTriRos1.hap1, whole genome shotgun sequence):
GGAGGGTGGGCTGTGCTGAAATGTATGTGGTGTATCACCCACATGCTGGTACTACATGACCATGACCATAAGATGAACCTAGGACCTAGTTCTGCATCAACTATGTGTAGGTGGTCCATAATAAAAAGGTCCTACCTGAAGATGGAGAAGAAGGATGAGGGCTGTCATCCTGGACACTCCCGGACTGGGAGTGTCCTCCTCCGGCTCCGCTCTCTTCGGTCACGTTGGACGAACCCGGGGTGGTCGAGCGGCTGATGGACTGAGACTCGGGGTCACTGGCTGAACCGCGCCTCTCGTCGAGGACGTGCTGGAGGCCTTCCTCTGGACGACGGTCTTTGTTATGAACCCTGGAGTGAACCACCATCTGATGGTAGGTTCTGAACACCCTACCACAATCGGGGCACTCACTGGGCTTGTCTTTAATGCTGGCCAGGCTGTATTCGAGCCCTTGACCGAGACCCAGACCTCCATGGTGAGGCAGGAACTCACGGTGACTCACATCGAagcctccggtttcctccttgATGGGCATTATGCCTCCGCCGGGTCTTATCCTGTGCAGGGCGTCGGAGTGGTTTTTCTGCTTGAACCCGTCGTTCGAATCGAGAGAGTGCTCTTGCTTGTCTTTCCCGAAATGCGCCATCCCGGCAGCGTTGGCCATTTCTTCTTCCTGCCCGTGGGCACCGTGGTACTGCTCTTTCGGCATGAAGGAGCGCTCGACAGCCATGCTGCGTGCCATGATCTGCCAGGCCTGGTAGCTATTAAGCGGGTCCATTTCCGCCACCTTGGCCGCCGCTTGTAAGCGCTCCATGCAGCTAGACTTAAGAGGAGGCACCAGGTTGAGGCAACCCAAGAGCGAACGCTTCTCATTCTCTCCCAGGGCATGGCTCATGCCAGCCACTGGTCCCAAGAGCTTTCCGAGCATCTCTTTTTCCTTCATGGCTATGCCAGCCTTGGCCAGCATCTGGTGTTGTTCTGCCAGGGTTTGCTTTTCGGGATTGAGGAAACCACCTTGCAGGCAGGAGATGTACCGTGAATACAGGTTGGCATGAGCCTCTTGGGCTAAGCTGCTTATGCTGTTCATGGAGGGTCTGTCCTGGTCGGCGCCACCTCCGATAGTCGGCTTGCTTTTGATGGCTAGCTTGTTGAGATGCACCTTCATGTGGTTCTTGAGGAACCACGGCTCCTTGAAGCGGCGTCCGCAAATCTGGCAGCAGTGTTCGAACGAGTCCTTGTGCTTGCGCATGTGACCCTTCAAGAACCAAGCCTGGCTGAAGACCTGGCCGCACACCTCGCATCGGAACTCGTTGGCGGGTTTTTCTCCGGTGCCGGTTCCCGTGCCCTGGCCTTGTCCGGACTCCGCGGTGATGTGGGCCTTTTCGACGTGGCTGATCAGATCCTCTTCCTGGGAGGAGGCAAATTCGCACAGGGTGCACTTGTAGGGTTTGTGAAGGATGCGAATGTGGCGCTCCAGCTCCTCGCGCTTCTTGAATTTGCCCTTGCAGAAGGTGCAACGGAACCCCTGGGCCGGGTTGAGCGCCTGTTCGTCTTGTTGGGTGGTGCCGGCTGGCTTGGGCGAGGAAGACGGCTGCGCGGGTCCGTCGGGGGTGCCTCCGAGAGTCGTGGGGGTCAGGAGACCGCACGCAGAGCTGGGCTGTTGTTGGTTTGGGCTCTGCAGACCGAGTTGTGGTGTGATGGACTGTGAGGGCTGCAGTAAGCTGCTCCTCATCTGCTTATCGCGCAGGATGGCTCGCTCTTCCAGCTCGTGAAGGAGTCTGTTCTCTTCGCGTACGCGCCCGCGACCCTTGCCGAGATTTCCCAGCTTGTGCGTGCGGAGGTGAATCTTGAGGTTGCCCTTCTGGGCCGCCCTGTGATCGCAATAGGGGCATTTGAagggcttctctccagtgtgggTGCGCATGTGCAGGGAGAGGATACTGTTGAATCGGAATCGTTTCCCACACAGCGGGCAGGGGTACTTGCGGTTCTTGCGGGCGTCGTCTTCTATGTCGTTCATCTGGGACATGATTCCCAAGTTTTGCCCGTTGAGGAACTGCTGCAGGTCCACGCGACCGTTGAGACCGCTCAGGGCGCTCGCGTCCATGTTACGGTTGAGTTGGTTGGCTAGCAGAGCCATCTGGCTGCTTATTGGCTGACTCGCGAGAGAGGCGTGTGTTTTTTCGTCCAGCGGCGTGGCAGCCTTTTCCTCTGGGATGGGTTGGCGGCTCTGTAGGTCAGGGAAGGCATGGCCGAGCTGGGCAGTCAGCTGATGCAGTTTCTGACTGATCGGATAGCGGCCATTAAGCACAGCGCTGCTGATATGG
Coding sequences:
- the znf536 gene encoding zinc finger protein 536 isoform X1, which codes for MEDSSLCLGVSSAVPDTDIHISSAVLNGRYPISQKLHQLTAQLGHAFPDLQSRQPIPEEKAATPLDEKTHASLASQPISSQMALLANQLNRNMDASALSGLNGRVDLQQFLNGQNLGIMSQMNDIEDDARKNRKYPCPLCGKRFRFNSILSLHMRTHTGEKPFKCPYCDHRAAQKGNLKIHLRTHKLGNLGKGRGRVREENRLLHELEERAILRDKQMRSSLLQPSQSITPQLGLQSPNQQQPSSACGLLTPTTLGGTPDGPAQPSSSPKPAGTTQQDEQALNPAQGFRCTFCKGKFKKREELERHIRILHKPYKCTLCEFASSQEEDLISHVEKAHITAESGQGQGTGTGTGEKPANEFRCEVCGQVFSQAWFLKGHMRKHKDSFEHCCQICGRRFKEPWFLKNHMKVHLNKLAIKSKPTIGGGADQDRPSMNSISSLAQEAHANLYSRYISCLQGGFLNPEKQTLAEQHQMLAKAGIAMKEKEMLGKLLGPVAGMSHALGENEKRSLLGCLNLVPPLKSSCMERLQAAAKVAEMDPLNSYQAWQIMARSMAVERSFMPKEQYHGAHGQEEEMANAAGMAHFGKDKQEHSLDSNDGFKQKNHSDALHRIRPGGGIMPIKEETGGFDVSHREFLPHHGGLGLGQGLEYSLASIKDKPSECPDCGRVFRTYHQMVVHSRVHNKDRRPEEGLQHVLDERRGSASDPESQSISRSTTPGSSNVTEESGAGGGHSQSGSVQDDSPHPSSPSSDVGDEMAKTPSVAPPPSTQHRERSVGSAMKDCPYCGKSFRTSHHLKVHLRIHTGEKPYRCPHCDYAGTQSASLKYHLERHHRERQNGNAPSANHPLSTDHKDDHSKTNTGSAVFARPDVLRGVFKGMMPASLDFRGGQMLTQWATPAMLSPRERERERERERERHGIGAESSSESIKSPEGPATGGESPASFSDLGRAYQSMMGNGVNFQGSLQAFMDSFVPSSIKNEKEMHGQHFSLEGAEHKIKRAIEGNNEENSPDAKPTEGGRSQYEPLDLSVRPDAATLPGTSVTIQDNIAWHACLFCSFTTASVELMALHLQANHMGKAKQGQGKDIKDHLMGEPFHTSNASGLANTSGLFHLPEGPSSKEREFESGDLKNQPSWLNHMEPNPRGVSMPAFSSDFYKPFSPMYDGSSRGPAGFMDQQDNQSGQVSGQDELSDKASFAEMEASDERTNQSEDDEAGQEEQSSNPASTEPQMHSDDEDQVADDDEDMEVRDMDDEDLVSVQRHPDSPLSRKDLQRAKMSMGSQRLGPSPPHPPILEKQWQQQGLMSPVGGPPGLEHQMNMFSVLRAYSSESLAAFNGGLPSGSNGGGGTNSSMKRTDPTVHLWAEGEASRRLTDSEMQNAPLIRD
- the znf536 gene encoding zinc finger protein 536 isoform X2; amino-acid sequence: MEDSSLCLGVSSAVPDTDIHISSAVLNGRYPISQKLHQLTAQLGHAFPDLQSRQPIPEEKAATPLDEKTHASLASQPISSQMALLANQLNRNMDASALSGLNGRVDLQQFLNGQNLGIMSQMNDIEDDARKNRKYPCPLCGKRFRFNSILSLHMRTHTGEKPFKCPYCDHRAAQKGNLKIHLRTHKLGNLGKGRGRVREENRLLHELEERAILRDKQMRSSLLQPSQSITPQLGLQSPNQQQPSSACGLLTPTTLGGTPDGPAQPSSSPKPAGTTQQDEQALNPAQGFRCTFCKGKFKKREELERHIRILHKPYKCTLCEFASSQEEDLISHVEKAHITAESGQGQGTGTGTGEKPANEFRCEVCGQVFSQAWFLKGHMRKHKDSFEHCCQICGRRFKEPWFLKNHMKVHLNKLAIKSKPTIGGGADQDRPSMNSISSLAQEAHANLYSRYISCLQGGFLNPEKQTLAEQHQMLAKAGIAMKEKEMLGKLLGPVAGMSHALGENEKRSLLGCLNLVPPLKSSCMERLQAAAKVAEMDPLNSYQAWQIMARSMAVERSFMPKEQYHGAHGQEEEMANAAGMAHFGKDKQEHSLDSNDGFKQKNHSDALHRIRPGGGIMPIKEETGGFDVSHREFLPHHGGLGLGQGLEYSLASIKDKPSECPDCGRVFRTYHQMVVHSRVHNKDRRPEEGLQHVLDERRGSASDPESQSISRSTTPGSSNVTEESGAGGGHSQSGSVQDDSPHPSSPSSDVGDEMAKTPSVAPPPSTQHRERSVGSAMKDCPYCGKSFRTSHHLKVHLRIHTGEKPYRCPHCDYAGTQSASLKYHLERHHRERQNGNAPSANHPLSTDHKDDHSKTNTGSAVFARPDVLRGVFKGMMPASLDFRGGQMLTQWATPAMLSPRERERERERERERHGIGAESSSESIKSPEGPATGGESPASFSDLGRAYQSMMGNGVNFQGSLQAFMDSFVPSSIKNEKEMHGQHFSLEGAEHKIKRAIEGNNEENSPDAKPTEGGRSQYEPLDLSVRPDAATLPGTSVTIQDNIAWHACLFCSFTTASVELMALHLQANHMGKAKQGQGKDIKDHLMGEPFHTSNASGLANTSGLFHLPEGPSSKEREFESGDLKNQPSWLNHMEPNPRGVSMPAFSSDFYKPFSPMYDGSSRGPAGFMDQQDNQSGQVSGQDELSDKASFAEMEASDERTNQSEDDEAGQEEQSSNPASTEPQMHSDDEDQVADDDEDMEVRDMDDEDLVSVQRHPDSPLSRKDLQRAKMSMGSQRLGPSPPHPPILEKQWQQQGLMSPVGGPPGLEHQMNMFSVLRAYSSESLAAFNGGLPSGSNGGGGTNSSMKRTDPTV